The Croceicoccus marinus genome contains a region encoding:
- a CDS encoding putative urea ABC transporter substrate-binding protein, with protein sequence MLTGVRNAGKIALMFCAMLIASCSSSEGEAPEPRTEFDIGWSIYAGWMPWPYAQQAGIVDKWADKYGLEINFVQVNDYVESVNQYTAGKLDGVTVANMDALTIPAAGGKDTSAIILGDYSNGNDGILLKGSNNLADIRGRDVNLVELSVSHYLLARGLEEAGMPLTAVNTMNTADADIAGAFTSDEVTAAVAWNPQLATMKTAPNANMVFSSADIPGEIVDLLVVDTATLKANPNLGKALAGIWYETMALMQQDTPEGREARAAMARLAGTTPDVFEDQLSTTYLYADPAAAVEATRSPSLVETMTRVRDFSFAQGLFGQGARSADAVGMSFPGGTVLGDPNNVTLRFDDSYMQMAAEGAL encoded by the coding sequence GGAAGGCGAGGCACCCGAGCCGCGCACCGAATTCGACATCGGCTGGTCGATCTATGCCGGATGGATGCCTTGGCCTTATGCGCAGCAGGCCGGCATCGTCGACAAATGGGCCGACAAATACGGCCTCGAGATCAATTTCGTGCAGGTCAACGACTACGTCGAGTCGGTGAACCAGTACACCGCCGGCAAGCTCGACGGCGTCACCGTCGCCAACATGGACGCGCTGACCATTCCCGCCGCGGGCGGCAAGGATACCAGCGCGATCATCCTGGGCGACTATTCCAACGGCAATGACGGCATCCTGCTCAAGGGATCGAACAACCTGGCCGACATCAGGGGCCGCGACGTCAACCTGGTCGAGCTTTCGGTATCCCACTATCTGCTGGCGCGCGGACTGGAAGAGGCGGGCATGCCGCTGACCGCGGTCAACACCATGAACACCGCGGACGCGGACATCGCGGGCGCCTTTACCTCGGACGAGGTTACCGCCGCGGTTGCGTGGAACCCGCAGCTTGCCACGATGAAGACGGCGCCGAATGCCAACATGGTGTTCAGTTCGGCCGATATCCCGGGCGAGATCGTCGACCTGCTGGTGGTGGACACCGCCACGCTGAAGGCCAATCCGAACCTGGGCAAGGCGCTGGCCGGCATCTGGTACGAGACGATGGCCCTGATGCAGCAGGACACGCCCGAAGGCCGGGAAGCGCGCGCCGCCATGGCCAGGCTGGCCGGCACCACGCCCGACGTGTTCGAGGATCAGCTGTCCACGACCTATCTCTATGCCGATCCTGCGGCAGCGGTCGAAGCGACCCGCTCGCCCAGCCTGGTCGAAACGATGACGCGCGTGCGCGACTTCAGCTTTGCACAGGGCTTGTTCGGACAGGGCGCGCGCTCGGCCGATGCGGTCGGCATGTCCTTTCCGGGCGGCACGGTGCTGGGCGACCCGAACAATGTCACGCTGAGGTTCGACGACAGCTACATGCAGATGGCCGCCGAAGGCGCCCTGTGA